In Zymoseptoria tritici IPO323 chromosome 7, whole genome shotgun sequence, the genomic window CAACACAAAGCCCGGAGAACGAGCAAGCGGTGGGGTGCAGAGCGGCGTACCTCGTCGGTCAAGAGACTTCCTCTGCCCAGTCCTTTCAGATGCTCCAAATGGAAGCCGTAGGTAGGGTCGAAAGAGGCTTGGttctcatcatcgccgctGAAGTCGAGAATGTTCAGGAAATGAGTCAAGCCTTCGGTCGTGTGGAATTCGCGCTCGAGGATGCCGCTGGCAATCTGCTTTTGGTACGCGAATTGAGGGGCGCGCTTGACCATGTCGTCGAGCGGAATCCAGTGCGTCGCAGGTGGACGATACGGACCGGCGATGGAGAACAAGTGCGAGACCAAGTGCGGGTGCCATTGCGCAACCCGCCATGCGACTTGAGCGCCCCTACACCATGGGAACGGAACGATCAGTCACATGCAACGAGGGAGGATGGATGGATACCAATGGAACGTACCAATCGTGACCCCCCAAGACAATGGTGGTGCAGTTCAATAGGCAGGCCAATTGGCGAAGATCGTCGGCAACGCTTTTGTACGTGTAGGCACGGAGGTTTGATGCGGGAGGAACTCGAGGCGCTTCCTAAGGTACCGAGCGAGCTCGTCAGACGAGACTCTGATGGAACAGGATGATACCCTATGAGATGGAACGTCATGCGGGAGACATGCCGTGTCGCCGTAGCCCATCATGTCGGGCGCCACCACGCGAAAGCCCTCATCGAGCAGCATGGGCATCTGGTGTCGCCAGCCAAAGGCAAGATCGGGCCATCCGTGCAGCTAGGCGAGCAGCAAAAGTCAGTGGGTATATTTGGATCCACAGCGAGTCGATACTTCTACCAGGAAGACGGTGGCAATAGGGCCACAGTGCTGCGGAAGACCGATGTAGCAGGCATAATCATGACCATTGAGCGTCAACCGCTCCAATCGCACTCGCACGTCGCCAAAGATGGTGCTCATGGATGGCAAGATGCAAAAATCGCAACGACGCAAAGACGAGTTAATACGAGGACGTAAAGACAAGCAAAAGACTTCTCGCTCCCGTCTCTCCGTCAGCTCATAAACCTTATATAGAAGAGCGGTCGCTCGTATGCACGGTCGCAATTAGAGAATCCTTCTATCTccactactacttctatagctactaacgGTATAACTCCTAGtctaatagatataatatatagctgaagataatagtattaatTGTATctattagctctaagtagcCTAAAGGTATTATCTTAATATTAAAACTATTAGTAGCTAATAGGATTTTGCTACTTATTAATCCCTCTTCCGGCTTATATCTACCTTTAATACTATAATTAAACCGGTTAATCTCCTACCTATCTTCTATAGcgcttagctagtagagatatataagtatagGCTTAGAGGTCTATATTTTACTATAAATTAGCTATTCTCGTCTCTAGTAACGAAGCCTTCTTAGCGCTCTTAGATACTACTTTAGTAAGTCTATTTAACTTAGCTTCTACTCGCTCGTTAGCTCTTAATTAATTATCTATTTTCTTAATAATAGTagtctcttccttcttattcttcttcttagtaaccttcttagccttctttATAGCTAATAGCTCTTTACTAGCTTATAATTTAGCTAGTAAATAGAACTATATAGCCTaactataatagtattactaagGCTTAAGTAAGAATTATTCGATCCgtactatataaggttagtCTCTAGTCTTATAACTATAGGAATAACTAATACTTAGCGTagcctatatatatatatcttaCGAAGGGTTTGCGCTTATATACTAAATTCTATAAGAATTAGTCTTATCTTTTATCTATAGATACTAGGCCTTctctatattactatatatctTTTTTACCCTTATACTAACTATAAGAAATATATAGTAGCGGCTTACTATATtatctcttcttcgtcttatACCTAAAGGATTATTAAAGGCTAGTATTCTTACTCTTAAGAATCTAATTTTATAATTAGATATATAGAAGGATATtctttagctactagatGTTAGAGGCTAGTACCTAAGGCTACATCGGCTATACCGATGCTATTAGGcgaacgccggtttagaaatctactaggccgaattaggaacaagcttcctttcggccgactagaaggctacgtatacgctaagcgacgctacgcgtatatatagcttatactcgatGTTTCGctattctagatagatcttcttttcggtagctttagaattttatatATACGGATCTAGACCTTTATAcgcaacttcggtttagaTCCTTATACTAGATATATATACTTTTATTATTATTCTCTAGCTAATTAAGTATACTATTTATAAGGGTCCTTATCTTATACTAGTTATATAAGATAATAGAGGTATCtaaagtagtagtagttagtctagtaataTTAGTATTATTAAAGGTACCTAGCCTAAAGCTATTACTAAAGTAgacgttcttcttcttactcttactcttactctTAGTTAGTCTAAGCTTCTCTATAACTAGTAATAAGTCTAGTAGATAGAGTCTAGTCTTATAGAAGCTAGACGCTATATTCTTTAGTATAAATGCTTTCTACTAGACTAGCTAGAGTAGCTTAAAGAATTTACGCTTTAAGAGTACTAATAAGCCTTTCGAGTAGTAAAGGAAGCGTAATAGTTTAGTACTAttaaagctagctagtagaTTAGAGAGATATATATTAAGAGGTTAAAAGTAGTATATTAGGTAAGGTAGGAAGACTACTATAAGTATCCGATAGTTTATATAATACTAGAGGAATAGGATATTTATATAagagctatagctattaataactaGTAGTCTTTAGCCTCTACTAGCCTTCTACTATATAAGAGGCTTAAATACctttataagctagtagagtcTAAGGCTATTATTAGTCTAGCCCTTTCGTAAGGATATAAAGAAATATACTTATACGgattctagtcttaaagctacGAGGATGAGATATTactagttactagcttatatattaatactagtagtagtatagtacTATTAGTATAGATAGCCGTAATTAAGGTAATTTAATTACGACTACTATCTTATAGGTTGCCGAGAAGGGAGTCTAAGAGGTCTTACGACTTTATAAAGACTCGCTTTCTCTTCTAAAGTATACTACtaaggaagcccttctcgtctatattatatatattctaTATCTTAATATCatactactatatatttTCTTTAAGGAGCCTATTGTCAGGGTCCGGCCGGAAAGCTCCGGCTCGAACCGGCGACCTTTGGGTTCCAGGGTGGGGCGCTTTACCACTGGGCCAAAAGGAAGCTAAAAGACCAGAATCTAAGAACGGGTTCTCAGATTGCGCCCCACTTTTAAGGCTTGGCAAAGCCAAGCTAAACCCCAAGGCACAGCCTGTGACATTACCTCTCCGCCCCCCCCTCGCCTCTTAACAGGTCACAAGAGGGGGTACTGCACATCCTCTCCGGATGTGTAGATTAGAGTGCCTTAAAAGCGGCCCCTATGCAAGGCGAATGCGCACCGCATGTGAGCCGTAGCAGAAGCCACGACCCTTTTTGTTCTTAGATTATGTTAGGGTCCGGCCGGAAAGCTCCGGCTCGAACCGGCGACCTTTGGGTTCTAGGGTGGGGCGCTTTACTACTAGGCCAAAAGGAAGCTAAAAGACCAGAATCTGAGAACGGGTTCTCAGATTGCGCCCCACTTTTAAGGCTTGGCAAAGCCAAGCTGAACCCCAAGGCACAGCCTGTGACACCTATAGTATACCttatattagtatactaagtcTACTATCTTACGGTTCTTATTAAGAGGGTTTAGATATCGTAATTAAATAGTAGTACTATATTAAGTTATAAACTCTCCTACCTACTACCGTCTTAGGGCTACCTTTATAATATTATAAACGAAGGTAAGGACTATTACTAGTATCGGTAGTATACCTCTACGTATTAGAGTATTAATATATTGTACGAGGGTACGCTCTTACTAGTATAAAAGAATTATATTGTTTTTATCGAATTTAGCTCGCGAATTAGTTACTCTACGAAACCGCTTAGATAATATCGTATAGTATACGCTATAATCTCGCGCTACTTTTAAAATATTCAGCTTGCTTCCCTCTCTTAGCTCCTATAGCGCCAAGTCTATTAGAGTTGTAGTTGTTGTTAATTAATTCGTTACAAAGTGTACTATATTATGAATTTTAACGTTCTTGAAATTCGAGCTGTGTACGTAACCGACCGTGCGCACGAGCGACCTTTCTCCTATCGTATCCCTGCAATGGATGGCGTGCTGGCATGGCGGAAAACACGCCATCTCTCAACATCGACGACGGCGTCCATATGAACCGCCCTTTACCACCCGAGCATCTCTTCCAACGACGATGTTGCCCTCCCATCCCATCCTGTCCTGTCCTGTTTCCCGCATCCCTCCCTCCCGGCCCTTACCCATCGCGCCATGGCCACCGATTCGTCCTCCCGATCGGCGTCCCGCTCCCGATTCCGAGACTGGGATGCCATCTTTCTTCCCGACCTCTCTCCTACTCCCACCACCGTAGCATTCGAAGGAAAACTGCCGAAGCCGAATGCCATGGTCCCCGTACCCACGGTTGCTTCTGCCGTACTGTCAACCATCACACTCCCATGGCGCGTCGGCCAGCGCTTGTTCCGGCGAACCCATGAAACTCCCCGAAAGCCCATTTTTTCTCTCTTCGTACGTCCCGGCGAGATGGTCTTGGTGGCGAGCGCCGAGCCGGCCGAGTGTACACAATTGCTGCGCGCTATTGTCCGGCACGTGTCGTATCCCGGGGTTGCCGTCTTCTGCAGCGCCGACGATGTCCATCCGCACGTGCTAACGGTGGAGCAGCTTCTGCGCTTCCGGTTGCGCGCGCGGGCCGTACGCTCACCCagcgccgaggacgacgCTGTCGAGCTTCTCCTACGTCTCTTCCGCATCGAGTCGATTCGCAATACCCTCATCGGCAACGCCGTCGTGCGCGGCATCTCCGGCGGCGAGCGCCGTCGACTGTCCGTGGCCGAAGCGCTCCTCAGCGGCGCCAACGTCCTCTGTTTCGACGACTTGACCCGCGGGCTCGATGCGGCCATCGCGCTGCACTGCGTGCAGTGCCTTCGCTCCGTCGCCGACGCCTATCGCCTGACCATCTTCGCCAGCCTCTCGGCCGCCTCCGACACCATCTATGCCACCTTCGACCAGCTCGTGGCCATTCGCGATGGGCACCAAGTCTTCGGCGGGCCGCCCACCGCAGTCCGCCCCTGTGGGGATGATGCGCAGACCCAGCCTGCTCCACCTCTCGCATCGTACTTTGACCATCTGCACGCCCGCATCGCTCCGCGTGCATCGTCGCCCACCGCCCACGATATGGCCGACGCTTTTCGGCGGTCGGCGCACTACGCAGACACGGCTGTTTGCCTGGCTACGTATCTCGCCGAAGAACAAGCATCGTCTGGGAGTTCGAATCAATCGCCTCGGCATCACCAAAAACGACATGCCATGAACAGAAAAGTCGTAGCCTTGCTGCAACGCCAGATGTTGCTCGCATGGAAAGATCGCTTCGCCTTGACCGTTTCGTGGATCCTGTTTCTCGTCCTCGGATGTACGATCGGCCTGGCTTGCTTTCAGCTCCAGCGCACTGGAGCAGGCGCGCAAGCGCGTGGTGGTCTCCTGTACACATGCGTCCTCGGCATCGCCGTCTCGGCGCAGGTGGAAGTGGCGAAGACCACTCTGGGCCGGCCGTTGCTTCGCAAAGTCTTTGCCTACCGATTCGAGAGACCCGCTGCCTTCTGGACCGCGCAAATCGCCGTCGACACTATGCTCGAAAGCATGCgcgtcttcatcttcgccatctgCGTCTACTTCCTGACGGCTCTCCACCGCACCGCCCCTGCTTTTCTCTACTTCCTGGCAGTGCTCCTTCTTTTGTACATGTGCAACGTACTGATGAACCGCGCCATTGGATGTATGTGCCGCAGTTTTGACAGTGCCATTCGGACCGCCAcgttcgtcttcgtcttctacATGATCACCGCGGGCTACATCGTGTCGCAAGCAACGCAGCCGTCCTGGCTCAAATGGACATACTACTTGAATCCTTTGGCTCTCGCCTTTTCTGCCTTGATGATGTGAGTCTTTCTTTCACCTCCTCCCGCCACTCTGACTCACCAGGCCCTGACCTCACCCATTTTCAGGAATGAATTCGAGCACATTACAATCGACTGCCAAAGCAGCGTCTTATCCTTCCCTCCCACTCGACCGCTACCGGTCAACGCTTTGCAGAGCGGCGTGACATGCGGTCTTGCTACCTCCGCAGATCGTACATTCCTCGTGGCGGGCGGAACATACTTGCAACTAGACTTCGACTACGACACCCACGACAAGGTGAGAACTATCCTCAATCTGTTGGCCTTGGTGGGTCTGTTCTTCATCGCAAACCTTGCGCTAGCCGAGATATTGGATTGGGACTCTCCAGCGAGCAGCGTAATGGTGTCGGTCCCGAAGAACATCCAGCCTCCGCAACAGACCAGGACAGCGTGCATGACCGCTTTCGTCCCTACCCCTCCAACCTCAGAGTTTGTCCAGTCTCCAGCAGCATGGACTCGTGGGGTGTCCCGTCTGACCTTCTGCCGACTTCGCTACGACATTGCCACGGAAAGGGGCCAGCAATCGAGACGACTCCTCGACGAAGTGACTGGTGTCCTAGAATCTGGCCAGTTACTGGCCGTCATGGGCGCTTCAGGCGCAGGTAAGACCACCCTGCTCAACCTGCTCAGCGGTCGCGAACATTCGGGAGTCCGAGGTGGGACAGTCAGCGCATGCACTTCTCGGGGTCTCCCGCCGACGATCGGATACGCTGAGCAGGTGGATATTCACGAACCCAAGTCTACGGTCCGCGAAGCCATGTTGTTTTCCGCGTGCCTTCGGCAGCCGAAGCACGTGTCTTTTGCCGAGAAAAGGGCCTGGGTAGATCATTTGATCCCTCTGCTGGAGCTCACTCCTATCCAGAATGCCATCATTGGTGTGGTGGGATCGGGCTCAGAGTTGTCCGCCCGCGACCGCAAACGGACCACCATCGCCGTGGAACTGGCAGCGAAGCCGGATATTCTGTTCCTGGACGAGCCTACCACCGGGCTGGGCAGCGAGGGTGCACTCGCCATTGCGCGCTTACTACGGAAACTGGCAGACCACGGTCAAGCAATCGCGTGCAGTATCCATCAGCCCAGCGCGAGTACGCTCGAAAATTTCGATCAGGTCTTATTCTTGCACAATGGGAAGATGGTATACTTTGGTCCATTGGGATCCGGACTCTGCCGCCCAGCGGAATACATAGCACGGCAGACGTGCTCCTCCTGCCCCGTAGGCCGCGATCCTGTTGAATGGATGACTACCCAAGTGATCGGGAGCTCGCCAGCTCACCATGAGACGTGGAGTGATGCTTGGGCCAGCTCAGAAGAGGCAGACATGCTCCAAGCCAGTCTGAAACCCACATCATATTCCGAAACCTCGCGAGCGGAATCCATGCGAGGCCATCCATGTCAGGCATCCGTCTGGTACCAGATTCACCAACTCACCCTTCGAAATAGTACAGCACTTTGGCGAACGCCCGAATATGGATTTTCTCGGTTCATCAACCATGTCGCCCTTGCCGTCACCATCCGGATCGTTTTACCCCATGCCGGCCACTCAATCCGTGACATGGTCCACAGGGTGCTGGCGCTTTGGCAGACCACCATGCTCCCAGCCTTTATCCTCACCACGGTGGAATATCGTTTCCATGCTTCACGACGCCTCTCTCTGCGGGAAAGTGCCACATCCACCTACAGCAACACCGCACTTGCAGTCTCAGCCATGCTCGTCGAGATACCATATTGCTTCTTGTGCACTGCTGGTTTTGTGCTTCCGCTCTTCTCTCTCGTCGGCCCGCTGGTTCTCTCGCAAGTCACGTATTTCGCCCTGGCCGTGTTTCTGGTGCAGATCTTCTGCGTGACGTTGGCACAGGCCATCGCTACCCTCTCACCGTACGAACGTATTTCGACCCTGTTCAACACGCCGAGTATCACGGTCTTCGCTCTATTTTGCGGCATCTCCGTTCCTCGCTCCGAACTTCCCGGCTTTCTGCGCAATTGGCTTTACTATCTCAATCCGTGGGTATCTTGTGGTGTTTGTTGCGAGGTGGGGACCGAAATGCTGAAAGTCACACTTACAGGTACACCTGGCTCATGAGCGGGCTCCTCACGAATTCCATCCATGGTTTCAACGTCCAGTGCGCAGGAAATGAGCTCACGGATATCACTGTTCCCCTTCCTCAGACGTGCCAACAGGCCATGTCTCTACTCTCCACCTTGCACGATCCAGGTTACATAGCCGGCAACACCTCGGAGGTCTGTCACTATTGCCCATTGACCACCGGAGACCGTTACTCCGAGTCTCTCGGGCTCAGTTACGCCCAGAGATGGAAGTATTTGGGTGTATTGTAAGCTCATCGCTTCTTGGAGACGTTCAGTCTATTTTTTTGCTGACAGCACAGCTCCGTGTTTTGCGTGAGCAATGTAGGCTTGATCCTTCTTGCCCAACAATTTCGACGTCGATGAGAGACTAGGAGCAGAGACGACGAGAACCTTTCAAATTCTGTCTGGCAGCGGAGGACGAAGAACAAAACAGATCAAAGCTACAACGGACGCTAGCAGTTCACCCACTCGCGATCGGACTCTCAGTTGGTTCTGCGCGACAATGATTTTCCTACCTTGCCTAGTACCAGATCAGTCAGTCTTGATGGCATGGAGGACTCCGCTACCATCCTGCTCAGTTCtgtcgaggagggagaagcgTCAAACGGAGAAGAATAAACCTGCTCACTGAGTTGTCACCGCTGTCTCGGGGAAGCACCGACTGGGCTACTACCGTAGCGACATTCGCCTTCTTGTCGCGTAACAGGAAAGGCTTGGGTCACGTGTGGAAAGCGGCAAGCACTTCCACTTCAGTGCCACAGGTAGCCAGCCTTATTCACGACAATTTTCAGGCTATCAAAATCCACGTTAACCGGTGCTGGTTCAGTCTGCACCACATGTGCTGTCGGGTCACGGCCACACGTTGATTTCGGGGGATCCCACCTCCTTTCTGGGCGAATCTTTGCACGCTTGGCTCATCCGTGACATCGACGAGCCATTGCGGCCGCCAATGCACCCCCAGCTGTCGCGGAAACTGACGGCAGTTGCCAGGCCCAGTCCCTTGGATGCACTACTGATGAAGACGGCTGGAACGGTGATATCGAACCGCCGAGGATTGGTGAAATCGCAGGGGGCGTGGTGGATGACAGCTTGGGCTGCTCGTGGATGTGGATTCCGATCGATAATGCGTTGTCAACATGGTGAAGGAAGATGGGCAATGTCTCGCTGTCATCAGGGGTCCGTTCGGCCAGCAGTACAATGGCGCAACATGCGTTGAGCTTTGCAAATCGCTGCTCCCTGCCATGCGACGTGTTCAAACTCCTAGTATGCAAGAGGCTCAGGGGAGCTACATGCTTGATTGAAGAAAGCTCACCACTGCGTTATTGTTGCTCCGATCTGTACACATGCATGATGGATACGAATCACATCGCCAGGGACGCTCAGTGTACCCGGTAATCATCTGCATCGTGCCCATCAGGCTAGAATAACCCCCTGTACATATCAAATGCGTGTTGTGCCATTGTTGGTTTAGAACTATATCACATCATCGGCAGGGGATAGGTCCTGCTAAAAATGACCAGGAAGTCCCACCGACACTCATGGATAGCTGAGCGTACCAAATGCACGTATGATGCCTTCGTAGGGATCAATCGCACAGCAGTGACACCTCTGTAGGGAACGATCGCACAACAATGACACCTCTGTAGGGAACGATCGCACAGCAATGACACCTCTGTAGGGAACGATCGCACAACACTCCCCGGAAAGATACAATGCCAGGAATACGTATGATGCCTTCGTGAGGAGCAATCGTGCTATCGTGCTACAAAGCTCGCAAGGTTTATTGGATTTGGATTCACCACGAATGTGGATTGAGAACATCCACAGGCCGCAGAATGAACATGATGTCACATGTCTTGTAGTAATCATGGGCTTCTTCGGAATCATTGGATGTCATGGTAGTCCTACTTGAGCACACCTTTACCGGCATCCGTCCCGCAACACTCGCGACTTGGGTAGATGGCGGAGACTGGGACTTGATCCATAGATGGGCACGCTGTCTCATCTGGAACCATCCGGAATCCTCCAACAGTTCGAGACATTCCATAGTCAACAATGGCTTTCCACATCTCGACCTTTGACTACTCCAACCCAGACTGGGCCGTGCCTCTTGCCGTTtcaatcttcttcttctacaTCGCCTGGCCTGTTTTGTACAATCTCGTTCTCAGCCCAGTGGCCAGCATTCCGGGTCCAAAGCTTGCGGGCCTGACGCGATGGGTGGAAACATACCACGAGTGCTTCAACAAGCAGGGAGGACGCTTTCAGTGGGCGTATCGACAATGGCACGACTTCTACGGACCGATCATCCGCATTGCCCCCAACGAGATTCATATCCGTGACTCGGACTTTTACGACAAACTCTACTCTCACAAGCCCCAGGACAAGACCCATCGACTCCATAATCGATTCGATTCGAAAACTTCCATCTTCGATACAACGCATCATCAGCTCCACGCAAAACGTCGTGCCGTCCTGGAGGGCTTCTTCTCCAGGAAGCGTATCTCTGAGCAGACTCCAGAGATGCAAGTACACCTCGATCGGTTGTGCCAGATTATACGGAACCAGTACCTTGGGACGGGTGCGATCCTTTCTACAGAGGATATGTGGAGTTGTTGGACGTCAGACATCATCGCCGCATACTCGTTCGGCGACGATGACAATTTGATTGGTTTGCCGGGCTTCAAGTCGCCGCTGAGGGATTCTCTGAACGAACTTCTCGAGCCAATGCACTGGATCGTACAGTTTCCGATCCTGAAGCGTATCTTGTTCAGTCTTCCTCAGTGGTTTGTGCTGATCATCAACCCGTCTATCCGACCAGTGATCGCCATGAAGAATGGCGTTCTCCGCCGGATCCAAGATGTCAGGAACAGCGTCCGTCAATCCCCCGATGGCGACCACGCCGACACCATATTTGGAACCATCATAACGTCCGACCTGCCAACATCTGAGGGATCCAATGAGCGCCTCAAGGATGAAGGGATCGGGCTGCTGGGAGCGGGGACTGAAACAACGATGCGGACGCTTTCGCTCGCTCTATATTATCTCTGCGAACAACCAGCGGCGAAAGCCAAACTCTTGGCCGAGCTGAAGGAAGCAATTCCCGACCCGAACGTCATCCCACATTGGGACGTATTGGCGAAGCTTCCCTACCTTGCAGCATGTCTGAGTGAAGGTACGTCTATTTAACGTCCAGCCCATGAAGTGCACCACAACCTGACTCTTGTTCCAGCGATGCGTTTGTCGTACGGTGCCTCTCAGCGTCTGATACGAGTTTTCGATCAGCCCGTCATGTACGGACAGTATGTGATACCCGCTGGGATTGAAGTCGGCATGGACATCTGGGACGTTTGTCACGACGAGTCGAAATTCCCGCAAAGCCATGAATACCGCCCAGAAAGGTGGCTGGAGGATGAGCAGTTGTCGCGATATCTCGTGGTTTTCGGCCGGGGCCCGCGCTCTTGCATTGGGCGTCAGCTCGCGTATGCGGAATCATGCCTCGGACTGGCCACATTCGTGAGACGATTCGACTACGAGCTGTACCGCACGACACGTGTGAATGTTGCCTTTGAGCGTGACAGGCTGGCACCACGGCCGTTCAAAGGTACGCCTGGGATCCGGATGAGGATCACCGGGGCCCACGAATAATCTATGCAAGAGTCATTGTACTCCACGCTTCTTTGATGGAATCTGGTGCATGTGCTATGAGCATGATGTTCCCCAGATACTGTGGTATGGTTTGTCCGTGGCCGCTCAATCATGGCTGTTACGAGAAGCAACGCTATATGGGTGACGGACAGAGGTAACAACGTCGGACACGTATCGGAGTTTGCGAATTGGGGACTGTATGTACCGGAGTCGAATCGACCAATTCCAAACACCATCTTTCTATGTACGGATCAGACATGCTTGATCCATCTCACGGACGTTCGTCGCCTCGTTCTTCCAACACACGTGGCAAGGTAGAATTGTTGTTCGTTCCACTAGTCATTGTTCCACTCGTCATTGTTCCATTCGTCATCGTTTCCTTGACTGTGACTACCGGTCAACAGTCTGCCTGTCCTGCTTCCTTCCCCTCTGCTCGATTGCTCGACCTGTAGCGGTCGCATCGGTTTCATCTCTCTTTGGGCGTGTTCCCCTCCTGTTTCTCGCCAAGCACGATGTCCGTTGTATGTAGCAACACCACGAGGACGTGGTGAATGGGAGAGGGGGCATGTGTGACGGACCAGCTCCATTCTTTAGCCACTTTATCGAAATTCTTCAGTCCTTGAACGTGTCTCTTATTGAGCCGTGACACTCGTTCTCCGTAGAAAAAAAGAAGTTCTAGTTTCGCTCGCCCGGATATCAAATCAAATCAAATCTAACCGAGCTATCTCATTCCTATTTTAACTCATTTGCAAGTTCCTGCTGTCTAAGTGCGTTTACTAGCCGTCGAGTGAATATCTGGACCTTCTGGTAGTCGTCTGCGTAGCAATCCCAAATACGCATATCGTCTATACTTCCAGGATCAAAACCAGGTACAAGAAGCCCTTGGCTTCCTGATCTCTGTAGTGGTGGTCCGACAACCAAAGCACGGCCTGAAATACGTTCATCGGCCACCAATCGCGTTGCAGCCTCGACTACATCATGCATTTCCGCCAGCTTGGTGCCCTCGAGCAGCGGCTTAATATGAGGCGCTACCATAGCACTGTCCACAAAGTACGGACACAAAAGCGTGACCCGTATTCCAGACAGGAAACTCGTCGCCCTCAAAGCCCGGAAGATACCCAGAACAGCGTGTTTGGATCCAGTATATTGAGGTCTTCCTACCACTGGTGTCAGAGAGGCCACGGAGCCGACGAGTAGCAAGTGACGGTCTCGCGATGTACGAGTCGTGCCTACTGGAGGCTTCGGCGAGCATGGCGTCGATCCCGGATTGTGCGCCAAATAGTAGGACGCGAGATGAACAGTGTACAGCAGGCCGACGTAGTTGGTCATTGTGGTGCTGATATCCGGAGGAGCATGTGGCCTGGGCAATTCTCTGTTTGGAAGTCCCAAGACGTCCGGT contains:
- the MgAtr3 gene encoding ABC transporter (ABC-G family, PDR type, TC no: 3.A.1.205. No known function, expressed during interaction); the protein is MATDSSSRSASRSRFRDWDAIFLPDLSPTPTTVAFEGKLPKPNAMVPVPTVASAVLSTITLPWRVGQRLFRRTHETPRKPIFSLFVRPGEMVLVASAEPAECTQLLRAIVRHVSYPGVAVFCSADDVHPHVLTVEQLLRFRLRARAVRSPSAEDDAVELLLRLFRIESIRNTLIGNAVVRGISGGERRRLSVAEALLSGANVLCFDDLTRGLDAAIALHCVQCLRSVADAYRLTIFASLSAASDTIYATFDQLVAIRDGHQVFGGPPTAVRPCGDDAQTQPAPPLASYFDHLHARIAPRASSPTAHDMADAFRRSAHYADTAVCLATYLAEEQASSGSSNQSPRHHQKRHAMNRKVVALLQRQMLLAWKDRFALTVSWILFLVLGCTIGLACFQLQRTGAGAQARGGLLYTCVLGIAVSAQVEVAKTTLGRPLLRKVFAYRFERPAAFWTAQIAVDTMLESMRVFIFAICVYFLTALHRTAPAFLYFLAVLLLLYMCNVLMNRAIGCMCRSFDSAIRTATFVFVFYMITAGYIVSQATQPSWLKWTYYLNPLALAFSALMMNEFEHITIDCQSSVLSFPPTRPLPVNALQSGVTCGLATSADRTFLVAGGTYLQLDFDYDTHDKVRTILNLLALVGLFFIANLALAEILDWDSPASSVMVSVPKNIQPPQQTRTACMTAFVPTPPTSEFVQSPAAWTRGVSRLTFCRLRYDIATERGQQSRRLLDEVTGVLESGQLLAVMGASGAGKTTLLNLLSGREHSGVRGGTVSACTSRGLPPTIGYAEQVDIHEPKSTVREAMLFSACLRQPKHVSFAEKRAWVDHLIPLLELTPIQNAIIGVVGSGSELSARDRKRTTIAVELAAKPDILFLDEPTTGLGSEGALAIARLLRKLADHGQAIACSIHQPSASTLENFDQVLFLHNGKMVYFGPLGSGLCRPAEYIARQTCSSCPVGRDPVEWMTTQVIGSSPAHHETWSDAWASSEEADMLQASLKPTSYSETSRAESMRGHPCQASVWYQIHQLTLRNSTALWRTPEYGFSRFINHVALAVTIRIVLPHAGHSIRDMVHRVLALWQTTMLPAFILTTVEYRFHASRRLSLRESATSTYSNTALAVSAMLVEIPYCFLCTAGFVLPLFSLVGPLVLSQVTYFALAVFLVQIFCVTLAQAIATLSPYERISTLFNTPSITVFALFCGISVPRSELPGFLRNWLYYLNPYTWLMSGLLTNSIHGFNVQCAGNELTDITVPLPQTCQQAMSLLSTLHDPGYIAGNTSEVCHYCPLTTGDRYSESLGLSYAQRWKYLGVFSVFCVSNVGLILLAQQFRRR
- the CYP-10 gene encoding putative P450 monooxygenase (P450 putatively acting on a polyketide metabolite. This model appear to be part of a PKS cluster. Comparison with characterized p450s did not yield highly significant matches. Multiple seq alignment and NJ analysis clustered this model with the following models: GW.1.2615.1 and GW.2.467.1 (in a PKS cluster).. ...), whose amino-acid sequence is MAFHISTFDYSNPDWAVPLAVSIFFFYIAWPVLYNLVLSPVASIPGPKLAGLTRWVETYHECFNKQGGRFQWAYRQWHDFYGPIIRIAPNEIHIRDSDFYDKLYSHKPQDKTHRLHNRFDSKTSIFDTTHHQLHAKRRAVLEGFFSRKRISEQTPEMQVHLDRLCQIIRNQYLGTGAILSTEDMWSCWTSDIIAAYSFGDDDNLIGLPGFKSPLRDSLNELLEPMHWIVQFPILKRILFSLPQWFVLIINPSIRPVIAMKNGVLRRIQDVRNSVRQSPDGDHADTIFGTIITSDLPTSEGSNERLKDEGIGLLGAGTETTMRTLSLALYYLCEQPAAKAKLLAELKEAIPDPNVIPHWDVLAKLPYLAACLSEAMRLSYGASQRLIRVFDQPVMYGQYVIPAGIEVGMDIWDVCHDESKFPQSHEYRPERWLEDEQLSRYLVVFGRGPRSCIGRQLAYAESCLGLATFVRRFDYELYRTTRVNVAFERDRLAPRPFKGTPGIRMRITGAHE